gaacTATAGGGCAGCATTACAACCACCATTTCAGCTCTCTAAAGTGAAAGGAAGACTAGAAGGAGTAATGGAAGGAATAGACTCTCTTTTTCAAACACCAACCTAGAAACAATACATATTCTTTAAATAATTGCTGATGATGATCATTTTGTCATTACCCCAAATGATTCATCTCAATGCCTGCACACTGATTGATTTGCagagttttaaatgtttcaagTCTACACAGCAGATTACTCcaagaaaagcagttttcagCCAAAGCTTAGATTTCACTATTTTTAACtatttgtcattttttaaatacaattacTTAATTTTTCATTGATATGTGGCACTAAGACTAACGACGTTCTACCCCTATACAGCAGAATACACATCCTAAAATTTGACTGACaatctgtcccttctttttaaaaactttcagTGGAAGAAGCAAACTTTTGATCAAGTTCTTCAAAATAATTGCTTTCATGTCttctaaaaaaattatttgtattgACACCTAAAGTAATTTTAGCTGCAATCCTACCTCACTCTCCTCTTTTGCTTAACATTCATCTatctaaacaaaacaaattgtaTTCAAATTCCCAGCAGAAGTTAGTGCTTCAGGTTTTATAAAGCACTCAGCTATGgaacaaatacaaaaaatagTAAAATCCACATGTAAGTTTATGACACAAGTCTACAATAAAGAATTTACAAATCTGAAAAACATGGTATAGCAATAAATCACTTATTCTTGTTACCTGTAGTGTTTTAAGAAATTCCCTTAACATCTTTAAGAATCTTAGCAAGTTTAAGAACCTCTGAAATTCTTTACGTATTAGACTGAAATTTGGAAAAAACTCACCCCTAAAAATCAGCACAAGCTCTCTCATTAAATAATTTTTGGTGCAATTTCTATTCTTCTCTGTATGAGTTCAAAAACTTTCACAGTAAGCAGTAAAATCAagctgaaaatgcattttaccATAAGAGAATTTGTAGGGTGAAACATTTACCTTGAGTGTAAGCATAGTCATCTGATCCAGAACTGGAACTTCTCTGATACTTATggcttcctttttctcctccagaTCCTGGGATTACAGAAATAGGCTGAATAGGTTCTGGTGCTGCAGAACGCTCTTCTTGGTCCACTAAATTTAAAAGATTCTCAGTCGGTGCTCGACCtactgtgattttaaaaatggTTGGGTTTGGCTGAGATACCATTACCCGAGGAGACTGTGTTGGTGCACCTGTAGGTCCAGTTGGTTGCGTGTAGGTAATATATACTGGATTAACACTAAATGGAGGTTTGGGTTGACCTGACATACCTCTTGATGGAGAGCTTGAAGGAGGAGTAGTGGCTGCATACAGCTGGTGCTGGTTTCGTTGAGATGGTTGATTACTTATTGGCGAAGGGCTTCTGTTCATTGCAGTCCCAGGTCTTTGTGGTGGCTCAACtgtaatttctattttattcaTGGAACCTTTGGATAAACTAGGTCCAGCAAAAGGAGGCAGATACGATACAGAGTGACCACCTTGTTTTTGAAAAGTCTGGGATGCTTGCTGATATGGATGGGGTGGGACGGTTGAAGGACTAGGAGGCATGAAAACATGTGAGCTCTGATGACCCAGTTGAGGAGGTTGAACTTGGTGTTGAGGAGAGCCAAAGGGAGAGGGACACTGGGATGCCGGTGGTGATCGAAAAGCTGATTGTGGGATCTGGGGTTGTTTTGGAGAATACTGAGAAGGTTGGTAGTTCTGTTGGTGTGGATATACAGGTAGAGGACGGGGAGTATAATGTGGAACTGGGCCCTGTGGCGATGAATGCCACTGTGTATTCTGAGGAGTCTGTCGTCCTGAAGAACCTTGAGATGTTTGTCTTATATAAATAGAGCCAGGAGTCCCATAAAGATTGCTTGGAATCTGTGGAAGAATTTGTAGAGCTCTGGGTACACTCTGTCCAGAGGGGAGGTTTTGTGATACTGTAACAGTAATGGGATTTGTACTGTACCGAGGTATGTGCATATACGTGGGAGGAGGGCCTTGCATAGCAGACGTGTTCATTCCTGGTTGTATGGAAGATGGCTGTGGAGGTGGCTGTGGAGGAGGAGTAGCTGCATTTCTATTCTGGTCATTCATGAAAAATGGATTGTAACTAGGAGAAGCTGCCACAACAGCGGGAGCAGAATGTGGTTCTTGAACTAAGCATATCAGCTGTTTACCTGCCGTGCGTTGTGGATCAATATGTCCATCACTTGAACTGTGTACCAGTGTACGACCACCATTAAGTTGAGCTCCATCCCCGGCATGATAGCTGGTATGAGGATGAATACCCAGATTAATGTGCAAAAGGCTATTTCTATTCATTCTGGTGTCATCAGGGCTATGGTACTCCATATATAAGTATTTGTTGCTCTCCTGTGCGAGGGCTCGGCAACAGGCATCTAGATTGTTATTGTTCTAGAAGTAAGAATAGACACTTTTTATTGTCAAATACCAAAAGATAAAGTCATTGCTTAGTGTTCAACAAGCATTCGACTGAAGCTGCAATCAAGCCTATCTTGAACATAACAAGGGATAACATTTTGCAGACATGAATCCTAAAATAAAGGTAATACTTACTAAGTCATAGTATGCAAGTAGTACGCAGCTCACATTGCATCTAGCCAAATGCTATGGTAAGAATAGCTACAgtatgacattaaaaaaatcaagttcaGTTTTGGGAAAAATCAAAAGTTAGAACACCTGGCATCTTTGGCAAAGTACAGGTATGTACAATTAACTACTTCTAATGACAAGACAAATCAAATTAAACTAGATCAGAAATTGCAAACTCTAGGAAGTTGAAACAAAACCACTGACGACATTTTGATGTTTACCTGAGTGTTCACTGTTTTGACCTTTACTTTACTTTATATCTGAGTACTTCTCTTTACCTGAACTTTAGAAGCCCAACATTTTAAACCTGCTTCTCTTGGTAGAGAATAATTTAGTGCcttaaaaattaaatcagaaTAAGTATTGCTTGAAAAAGTATTGGCAACTCTATAAAGCACCTACAACAATGACATAATTGCAACTGCCTTTAAGAATTTCAGTCACaaggcaaaaaacaaaaaaaaaccaaaaaaggttTATTCATACATCagtgaagaaaatgtttgttttgtggtgccagcagctgaaaCTCTACAGACAACAAATTATTAATCACATTATAAGTATAAGCACCTTTCTTGGAGcatttttcttatgaggaaaggttgcaggatctggggctgttcagcctggaggagattgaggggagatctcattaatatttagaagtATTTCAAAGGTAAATGTCaagatgaggtgacacttttttaCGTAGTGTCTAGTGACAACactagaggtaatggacaaaagctggaacacaaaaagttccacttaaggaaaaacttctttcctgtgagggtgagggagccctggcacaggctgcccagggagggtgtggagtctccttctctggaggttttcaaaatccacctagGTGCGTTCCTGTATGACTTGATcaaggtggatctgctttagcaggggctgggactaGGTATCTTTAGAGGTCACTTCtaaccccttccattctgtgattctgtggtttcttttctgaaggaCTACTCAGTCTCAATATCGAAAAACACTTTCTTACAATTTCATATAATTTCACTGTTAAACACATATGTTCACCATTTTCTCAGATGAAGACTTACTATGGAACATGACAGAAGAATCATCACTTAATTATGTATAGCTCTCACTCTAAATACTTCCCCCTGACTACTTCCCCTTCATGTCAAGCTCCCCTTTTGGACCACAGTGGTCAAAGAGAATATCCAGACATACCACAGAAAAATTTAAAACCAGAACATGTGGGAATCAGACCTTGTATTAGTAACCAGCACCACAGTGACATGACAGCAGTCTCAAAAAATTTAACTACCATCAGCCACTTGCCATCTAAACAAGACTTCATAAAGACAGCCCTCAGCTTCCTTAGTTCACTTCATCAGGGTAGAGACAGGCCTCAATCTGATTTCTCAGGATATGGAACACATTTCTCATTTCAGAAGACCCTCCATTTTTCACAGGTCCTGAATTAACAGAATTATTAACTTTAACAGAAGGTATTCCCAGAGTAGCACAACTTTGAAAAATGACTATTTGTGGACACTTGTTATCACTTCCAATTTGTGATTTCAGATGAAGGTGAAAagaacaaatggaaaggaaagaaaaccccaaagatCTGTCACTTGACTTGGAAGcagggaaattaaaaaaaaaaacaaaccacaaaaggATGGCATGAAGATAGAAAATCTTTAGATTCCTAGCCAAGACCAGTTCCTTATCTTTGACGAATGAGTCATTCTTTgctaaaaatcacagaatcacagaatggtgagggttggaagggacctttagagatctagtccaacgcccctgcagaagcaggtccacctagatcaagtcacatagaaacatgtccaggcgggttttgaagacctccaaggaaggaggctccacatcctctgtgggcagcctgtgccagggctccctcaccctcacagtgaaatagtttttttcttatgtttaaatggaacttatAGTGTTTCAGCTTCaatccattaccctttgtcctgttctAGACACCATGAAAAAAAGGGCTGCCTAAACCTCCTGACActtaccatttagatatttgtaaatattaatgagatccccccctcagtcttctcttttctagactacacagctccagttcctgcagcctttcctcatccaaaagatgctccagtcccctgattatcttggtggccctgtgatgGACTCTCTctaaaagttctctgtccctcttgagctggggaccccagaattggatgcagtactccagatgaggtctcaccagagcagagtaaagggggagcagaacctcccttgacctgttggctacactcctcttgatgcatcccaggatgccattggccttctgggccacgagggcatatttctggctcatatttagtttatta
Above is a window of Colius striatus isolate bColStr4 chromosome 1, bColStr4.1.hap1, whole genome shotgun sequence DNA encoding:
- the TAB3 gene encoding TGF-beta-activated kinase 1 and MAP3K7-binding protein 3 isoform X2, encoding MAQGSQQLDMQVLHDLRQRFPEIPEGVVSQCMLQNNNNLDACCRALAQESNKYLYMEYHSPDDTRMNRNSLLHINLGIHPHTSYHAGDGAQLNGGRTLVHSSSDGHIDPQRTAGKQLICLVQEPHSAPAVVAASPSYNPFFMNDQNRNAATPPPQPPPQPSSIQPGMNTSAMQGPPPTYMHIPRYSTNPITVTVSQNLPSGQSVPRALQILPQIPSNLYGTPGSIYIRQTSQGSSGRQTPQNTQWHSSPQGPVPHYTPRPLPVYPHQQNYQPSQYSPKQPQIPQSAFRSPPASQCPSPFGSPQHQVQPPQLGHQSSHVFMPPSPSTVPPHPYQQASQTFQKQGGHSVSYLPPFAGPSLSKGSMNKIEITVEPPQRPGTAMNRSPSPISNQPSQRNQHQLYAATTPPSSSPSRVGRAPTENLLNLVDQEERSAAPEPIQPISVIPGSGGEKGSHKYQRSSSSGSDDYAYTQALLLHQRARMERLAKELKVEKEELERLKAEVNGMEHDLMQRRLRRVSCTTAIPTPEEMTRLRSLNRQLQINVDCTLKEVDLLQSRGNFDPKATCNFYDNIEPGPVVPPKPYKKEHQNSSKQTPRTQPRDEDFEGAPWNCESCTFLNHPALNRCEQCEMPRYT
- the TAB3 gene encoding TGF-beta-activated kinase 1 and MAP3K7-binding protein 3 isoform X1; protein product: MAQGSQQLDMQVLHDLRQRFPEIPEGVVSQCMLQNNNNLDACCRALAQESNKYLYMEYHSPDDTRMNRNSLLHINLGIHPHTSYHAGDGAQLNGGRTLVHSSSDGHIDPQRTAGKQLICLVQEPHSAPAVVAASPSYNPFFMNDQNRNAATPPPQPPPQPSSIQPGMNTSAMQGPPPTYMHIPRYSTNPITVTVSQNLPSGQSVPRALQILPQIPSNLYGTPGSIYIRQTSQGSSGRQTPQNTQWHSSPQGPVPHYTPRPLPVYPHQQNYQPSQYSPKQPQIPQSAFRSPPASQCPSPFGSPQHQVQPPQLGHQSSHVFMPPSPSTVPPHPYQQASQTFQKQGGHSVSYLPPFAGPSLSKGSMNKIEITVEPPQRPGTAMNRSPSPISNQPSQRNQHQLYAATTPPSSSPSRGMSGQPKPPFSVNPVYITYTQPTGPTGAPTQSPRVMVSQPNPTIFKITVGRAPTENLLNLVDQEERSAAPEPIQPISVIPGSGGEKGSHKYQRSSSSGSDDYAYTQALLLHQRARMERLAKELKVEKEELERLKAEVNGMEHDLMQRRLRRVSCTTAIPTPEEMTRLRSLNRQLQINVDCTLKEVDLLQSRGNFDPKATCNFYDNIEPGPVVPPKPYKKEHQNSSKQTPRTQPRDEDFEGAPWNCESCTFLNHPALNRCEQCEMPRYT